The sequence below is a genomic window from Polaribacter vadi.
GTTACTCTATTATCTTTTCCTGTTCCAGAAATTGTTTCTAATTCGTCCATAGAAACTCCTTCTTTTTGAGCAATATTTCTTACTAAAGGCGAATAAAATTTACCAGAATCGGAGTTTTTAGCAATTGGAGTTTCTACAACTTCAGCAGCTTTTTCGATTGTCTTCTCTACTTCCTTAACTTCTTTTAAAGTTTCCTCACCCTTTTTTGGAGCAGCATTTTCTATATTAGAATCTCCTCCATCAGTTTCTATCAAAGCAATTGTTTCACCAACAGCAACAACTTCATCTTTTTGAAAACGAATTTCAATCAACTTCCCTTCTACTTCACTTGGCACTTCAGAATCTACTTTATCAGTTGCAATTTCTACAACAGCTTCATCCAATTCAATAGTATCACCAACCTCTTTTAACCAAGAAGTGATTGTTGCTTCTGCAACACTTTCGCCCATTTTAGGGAGTTTTAATTCAAAAATTGCCATTTTATCTGTTTTAAGAGATTGTAAAAGTACAAAAAAGGGATGATTTTACATTTAAATATATCATAAAAAAAAGCAGTTTGAAAATTAATATTTTTAAACTATTCTTATTTTTAAATTAAAAAAAATGTTTATTTTGTTTTATTTGATATATAAACTGCACTTATTTTACGAAATTCACATCAATATTTTTAAAACCTAAGAATCAATTTTTAAAATGTAATCTACTAAAAAACAAAAAACTTAAGGTTTCTATAAAGCAATATTGTAACATTAAACCCAATCTTTAGGATTTTCTAAAACTGCCAAAAGTTTAGCTTCTTCTGAGTTTTCTTCTGGTTGATGATTGTATTTCCATTGCACAACTGGTGGCAAACTCATTAAAATACTTTCAATTCTACCATTGGTTTTTAGGCCAAAAAGTGTTCCTCTATCGTGCACTAAATTAAACTCTACATACCTTCCTCTTCTTACTTCTTGCCAATCTTTATGTTCTTTTGTAAACTTTAATTGTTTTCTTTTTTCAACAATTGGCACATAGCTTTCTAAAAAACTATTCCCAACTTCTGTCACAAAATTGAATCGATCTTCAATTGAAAATTCTTCGTTTTCTTTTAAATAATCAAAAAACAAACCTCCAATTCCTCTTGCTTCGTTTCTGTGTGCATTCCAAAAATATTCGTCACATGTTTTTTTAAACTTCGGATAAAATTCTTGATGATGTTGATCACAAGCGGATTTACAAACCGTGTGAAAATGAGTTGCATCTTCATCAAACAAATAATAAGGTGTTAAATCTTGACCTCCACCAAACCATTGAGTTACAATATTTCCATCAGCATCGTACATTTCGAAATAGCGCCAATTTGCGTGTACTGTAGGTATAAACGGATTAATAGGATGCAAAACCAAACTTAACCCACAAGCAAAGAAATTACCTTCTTTTACTTTAAATTGATTTCTTAAAGCTTCAGGTAATTCACCATGAACTGCAGAAATATTTACACCTCCTTTTTCGAAGATTGCACCATTTTCTATCACTCTAGTTCTTCCTCCTCCACCTTCTTTTCTTTCCCAAAGATCTTCCTCAAAGGTAGCTTTTCCATCTACTTTTTCTAAAGTTGATGTAATTGTATCTTGTAAGTTTTCTATGTATTTGTAAAATTTATTTTTCATAAACGATTTCGTGTTTGTTGTGCATCAATTTAACCGTTTTTTTAGATGCTGCTGTTACAGAAAGTGGTAAAACAATAATAATTCCAATAACAGGAATTAATAAAAAAAGCATAAATACAATTCCGTTTCCGATTGCAAAACCTTTATTTTTTCTAACAAAATTGATGCTTTCTTTATAGTTTAAATGACGTTCTAAAGTATAATCCATATTTCCAAAACCTGCATAATATGCTTGAACTATAAATAATAAAATAGTTGAAAATATATTTACAATTGGAATAAATTTTAATAGTAAGATTGGAAATGTAAATAAAAGTTCGCGAATTAGATTTCTAACATTAATTCTGATTCCTCTTATTAATTGTTCTGTATTGCTTGTTTTTCTGTGTAAATGTTTTGTTTCTCCATAATAATGATGTTCAATTTTTTCTGAAACAGGACTCATAAATGGCGCAGAAAAAGCCATGATAATATGCTTGTATAAAATTAAGCCAATAACCAAAACAATAATTCCGCCAACAAAATTACTAATGGCAGTAAAACCTTCTTTTCCCCAATCCCAAATCCATAATTTAGCAATTACGCCACCAACATTATCATATAAAACGTACACTTCTACTCCAATTAAAACCGCTGTTAGAATGCTTATTAGAATAGGAACTATAAAATACTTCCAGAGTTTTAATTCAGAAATTAATGCAAAAGCACCTGTATATTCTTTAATTCCTAAAACAATGTTTTTTATCATTTTCAGCTGATTTTTCTTTTCTAAAAATAATTTATTTTTCTAAATAAACTAATTGGTTCTCTAAATTTTTAAATTCTGATGTATGTTTTACTTGAACTGCATTAGTAAATTCATTTTTTAAAGAAATTACAATCGTTTCTGTTGATTTTTCTTTTAAATCCAAAAACTTATTTCTACCAAATTGGTTATTGTGTAAATCCATAAGTCTTGCCATTTCTTTATTGGGCGAAAATTCTTCATGCCAATCTGTAATTATTTTTGTCCAATTTAAAACAGCTTCTACATCTGAACTAAATTTAGCACTTTCTTTTGCAATTAATATATTCCATAAAGCGTGACGAAATGCGTTTGCTTTATTATCTTGATCATGAATACCTGGAAATTCTTTTTGCGCAATTCTAATTGTAAAATATGTTGCTTTTGCAGTCGCAAACATAAATAACGGATGTTGTAGAAACCATAGAAACAGAATCCACAGTTGTTTAAAATTTAAGCTTTTTATAATATTCCAAAATGACATTTATAGTTTTTTTTGCTTTTAAGAAATTCTGAATTTGTTCTAAATTCTATTGACTGGCAAAAGTTTGCGTTAGCGATTGAAATGGCATCCTTTTGCCTTTTTTAGGCAAAAGATACAATAGAAAGCGCGACCTTTTTAGGGAACGCCAAAAATATTATAATTATTGAAACCTGCAAGATTATTGAAACCTTGCAAGATTTTTGTGTTATTTTAAGATGGACTCTTATACTCTTTTACAGCATCTATAAACGCTTTTGCATTGTCTAGAGGAATATTTGGCAAAATTCCATGTCCTAGATTTACAATATATTTATCTTTTCCAAATTCATTAATCATTTGCGTTACCATTTTTTTGATTTCTGATGGTGGAGAAAACAATCTTGTAGGATCGAAATTACCTTGCAAAGTAATATTACCTCCAGACAAATAACGTGCGTTTCTTGCAGAACACGTCCAATCTACACCCAAAGCAGAAGCTCCTGATTTAGCCATTTCGTTTAATGCAAACCAACAACCTTTTCCGAATGCAATTACAGGAATACTGTCTTTTAAAGCATCGATAATTTGCTGCATATATTGCCAAGAAAATTCTTGATAATCTACAGGAGATAACATGCCTCCCCAAGAATCAAACACCTGAACAGCATCTACTCCAGCTGCTACTTTTGCTTTTAAATACGCAATTGTTGTATCTGTAATTTTTTGCAATAAAGAATGTGCAACTACAGGATTTGTAAAACACAATTCTTTAGCTTTATCGAAGTTTTTAGAACCTTGACCTTGCACACAATAACATAAAATTGTCCAAGGTGAACCTGCAAAACCTATTAAAGGAACTTCATCATTTAGTTTTTCTTTGGTCGCTTTTATAGCATCCATTACATAGCCTAATGTATCTTGAATATCTGGAACAATTACTGAATCTAAATCTTTTTGTGTACGAATTGGGTTTGGTAAATAAGGTCCAAAATTTGGTTTCATTTCCACATGAATATTCATGGCTTGTGGAATTACCAAAATATCTGAAAACAGAATTGCAGCATCCATACCATATCTTCTAATTGGCTGAACCGTAATTTCTGAAGCTAATTCTGGAGTTTGGCAACGTGTAAAAAAATCGTATTTCTTTTTGATTTCTTGAAATTCTGGCAAATATCTACCTGCTTGTCTCATCATCCAAACTGGTGGTCTGTCTACAGTTTCTCCTTTTAAAGCTCTTAAAAATAAATCGTTTTTTATCATGAATAAATAATTGTAATAATTTGTAAAATAAACCCTAACGTAAATAATATCGCAGCCGTTTTTAATAATGAGAATCGAAAATTTTGATTAATAATTAATTTATTAAGCAAAGGAACAGATATTTTCTCATCCAGTATTTTTTGTATTTTTTTAGAGAGAATAAGAATTAATATAAGTATTAAAACTAAAGGAATTAAAATTTTTAAATTAAATTCATCTAATGTTTTAGGAGTTATAACTCCTATAATAGCGCCTAAAATAAACATTAAAATGGTGGGAATTGTTTTAATTCCTTTTCTAATAATAGCTTCTGCTTTTTGCAACCATTCACTCCCTAAAACCTCTGGTGCTGCAAACCAAAATGAAATAAATTGTAATGAAATTGAAACAATACTAGCTATTTTTATCCAGTCCATTTTTTACATTTTAGAAACTTTTTCCATTGCTTTATCAACTGCTTCTGCTATTATTTTAATATCCTTATCTGATAAAGCTGATGATAAAAACCAAGCTTCAAACTGACTTGGAGGTAAAAACACACCATTTTTAATCATTTCCCAAAAGAAAACCGCAAACTTTTTTGTGTCAGACAATTGTGCCTCCACAAAATTAGTCACTTCACTATTTACAAAGAAAGGATTCAACATAGAACCAAATCGATTTACAGTTAAGGCTACATTGTATTTTTTAGCAGTTTCTAATAAAATCACTTCTATAATAGAACCAATTTCCTCAAACTTTTTATACGGATCTTGTTTTTTTAATTCTGTTAATGTAGCAATTCCACCTGCCATTGCAATTGGATTTCCACTTAACGTTCCTGCTTGATACATGCCTCCTAAAGGTGCAACTTCTTGCATTATTTCTTCTCTTGCTCCATAAGCTCCAACAGGAAAACCTCCACCAATAACTTTACCTAAGCATGTAATATCTGCTTCTACACCTAATAATTCTTGTGCTCCACCAAATTTAGAACGGAAACCTGTCATTACTTCATCAGCAATTAATAGCGCTCCTTGTGTTTCTAAATATGCTTTTAACTCTACTAAGAAATTATTTTCAGGAATAACAACTCCCATATTTCCTGCAATTGGCTCAATAATTACTCCAGCAATATCTTTATGCTTTTTAAAATGTGCTTTTACACTGTCTAAATCATTATAATTTGCAATTAAAGTATTTTTTACAGCTCCTTCTGGAACACCTTTACTTCCTGGCATACTTAACGTTGCTAAACCAGAACCTGCTGCTACTAACAATGAATCTTGATGACCATGATAACAGCCAGAAAATTTGATTATTTTATCTTTTCCTGTAAATGCTCTTGCCAAACGAACTGCGCTTAAAACAGCTTCTGTTCCTGAATTTACAAAACGAACTTTATCCATTCCTGGAAAAGCATCACAAACAATTTTTGCTAATTTTATTTCAGCTTCTGTAGATGCTCCAAAAGAATAGCCCTTTTTTAAGGCTTTATCTACACCTTTTTGTACTTTTTTATGACGATGACCTAAAATCATTGGGCCATAAGAAAGTACTAAATCTACATATTCATTTCCATCTACATCTGTAATTTTAGTTCCTTTTGCTTTTTTGATAAACAACGGATTTCCACCAACTGAAGAAAAGGCTCTTACTGGAGAATTTACTGCTCCAACCAAGTTTTTTAATCCTTTTTCGTATAACTTTTGTGATTTTTTGAATTTCATTTCTATAAGCTTTTTGTCAGTTCGAGCGCAGTCGAGAACTATTAAGACCTCTCGACTGCGCTCGAGGAGACATTTATAATTTTATTTCTTTAACAAAACCTTTGCTGCTTCCTTTGCAAAATAAGTGATAATAATATCTGCTCCTGCTCTTTTCATTGAGAGTAAACTTTCCATCATTACTTTTTCGCCATCAATCCAACCTTTTTCTGCAGCTGCTTTTACCATTGCATATTCTCCACTTACATTATAGCAAGCAATTGGTCTATCAAAATTATTTTTTAAATCTCTAATGATATCCAAGTATGATAATGCTGGTTTCACCATTAAAATATCTGCTCCTTCTTGATCATCAAAAGTTGCTTCACGCATTCCTTCATCTCTGTTTGATGGATCCATTTGATACGTTCTTCTATCGCCAAATGTTGGTGCAGAATCTGCTGCATCTCTAAATGGTCCATAAAATGCGGATGCATATTTTACAGAATATGCCATAATTGGCAAGTTAACAAAACCTGTATTGTCTAAAGATTGACGAATCATATCAATCGTTCCATCCATCATTCCTGAAGGTGCAACCATATCGACTCCAGCTTTTGCGTGAGAAATTACTTGTTTTGCAATATTTACTAAAGTAGCATCATTATCAACATCATTATCATGTATAATTCCACAATGTCCATGAGAAGTATATTCGCAAAAACAAACATCAGTAATTACATATAAACTTGGGTAATTTTTCTTGATAAAACGAATTGCTTGTTGCATAATTCCATCATCATTCCAAGTTTCTGTTCCTTCTTCATCTTTAGTAGATGGTATTCCAAACAACAAAACTGCTGGAATCTTTAAAGCTACAACCTCATCTAATTCTTTCGAAATTCTATCCAAAGAAAAACGTTTAATTCCTGGCATCGAAACAATTTCTGTTTCTATATTTTCGCCTTCTTCAATAAATAATGGATATACAAAATCATCAACAGAAAGTCTTGTTTCTTTAACAAGTCTTCTAATTCCTTCGTGTTTTCTAAGTCTTCTTGTTCTAAACATTTCCTAAAACTTATTGTCTGTTCGAGCGCAGTCGAGAACTAAATTAACCTCTCGAGAACTGCGTTCGTACTTTCAATCAAAAAATATTTTGATTTCAGTAATGCTCGAGGAGACATTTTTTATTATTTTGAAAAATAAGTATTCACCAATTCTAAAACACTTTCTACACTTGGCATATTTGCAACTTCAACTGTATCAAAATGTTTTCTTGCTACTTGTGCTGTAGTTTCTCCAATACAAAAAGCTACTTTTTTTGTATTATTTTCTTGTAAATAACTTTCAATTCCTGAAGGGCTATAAAACAAAACTCCCGAAATTTCATCACTTAAAGTCTCTGGACTTAACATTGTTTTATAAGCTTCAACTTCATTTACAACAATACTATGCGTTTTTAAATAAGCTGGTAAAATATCCATTCGTAAATTACTACAAAAATAAGTAACTTCTTTATTTTCTAATTCTTTTGATAAATATTCAGCTAACGTTTTTGCATTTTTTGCAACCTTGGTAACTTTCCCTATTCTGTTTTCGATTAGCTTTTTAGTTCTTCTACCAACACAATAAATATTCTTAAATTTTAATTCGTTTTTAGTGAACGAGTTTAAAACTGCCTCTACTCCATTTTGACTCGTGATAATTACGTTTTCAATTTCGTTTTTTATCACTTTAGCAGGAATTCTATTAAAACGGATTTTAATAAAATCGCTATCTTCTATCCCAATTGCTTCCGATAAAGTTTCTTTTTGAAGTTCAGAAAGTTTCTTTGTAGAATAAATGGAGGCGATTTTAGATTGATTTTCATCATCCTCTAACATCAGTTCTTTTCCACCTCTATTAATCACATAATCTGCACAATCTTTTGCTAAAAATTTATGATTACCAAGTTTGGCAGTTTTTTCTACTTTTATCTTTTTAGAACCGTCTTTACTTAATAAAACACCTTTAAAATTAACCTCTTCAGTTTTTGAGTTTACGTAGGCTAAAGCACCAATTGGAGCTGTACAACCACCTTCTAGCAATCGTAAAAACTCACGCTCAACACCAACACAAACTTTGGTTTCATGATGGTTTAATTGCTCACAAGCATCTAATACGAAATTATCTTTTTCTAAAGCAGTAATCATAATTGCACCTTGTCCAGGAGCAGAAATCATCCAAGAAAGATCTATAGCTCCTTCAGGATTAATACCTAATCTTTCTAATCCTGCAGCTGCAAAAATTGCTCCATTCCAAGTTTCACTATCCTCTAACTTTTGCAAACGTGTGTTTACATTTCCTCTTAAACCTTCTACTTTATGAGTTGGGTATCTGTTTAACCACATGGCTTTTCTTCGCAAACTTCCTGTTGCAATAATTCCATTTGGTGTTCCAAAAAACTCTTCATTTCCTTTTAAAACTAAAACATCGTTATAATTACCACGTTTTAAAACGGCTGCTTGCACAATACCTTCTGGCAAAGCTGTTGGCACATCTTTTAAGGAATGTACAGCTATATCAATATCACCATTTAACATAGCAATATCTAAAGATTTAGTAAAAACGCCTGTAACTCCAAGCTCGTACAAAGGCTTGTCTAAAACAATATCTCCTAAAGATTTTATGGGTACTAAAATAGATTCGTAGCCAAATTCAGCTAATTCTGTGCGCACTTTATTTGCTTGCCAAAGAGCCAATTGACTTTCGCGAGTTCC
It includes:
- the hemF gene encoding oxygen-dependent coproporphyrinogen oxidase; the encoded protein is MKNKFYKYIENLQDTITSTLEKVDGKATFEEDLWERKEGGGGRTRVIENGAIFEKGGVNISAVHGELPEALRNQFKVKEGNFFACGLSLVLHPINPFIPTVHANWRYFEMYDADGNIVTQWFGGGQDLTPYYLFDEDATHFHTVCKSACDQHHQEFYPKFKKTCDEYFWNAHRNEARGIGGLFFDYLKENEEFSIEDRFNFVTEVGNSFLESYVPIVEKRKQLKFTKEHKDWQEVRRGRYVEFNLVHDRGTLFGLKTNGRIESILMSLPPVVQWKYNHQPEENSEEAKLLAVLENPKDWV
- a CDS encoding EI24 domain-containing protein, producing the protein MIKNIVLGIKEYTGAFALISELKLWKYFIVPILISILTAVLIGVEVYVLYDNVGGVIAKLWIWDWGKEGFTAISNFVGGIIVLVIGLILYKHIIMAFSAPFMSPVSEKIEHHYYGETKHLHRKTSNTEQLIRGIRINVRNLIRELLFTFPILLLKFIPIVNIFSTILLFIVQAYYAGFGNMDYTLERHLNYKESINFVRKNKGFAIGNGIVFMLFLLIPVIGIIIVLPLSVTAASKKTVKLMHNKHEIVYEK
- a CDS encoding DUF6973 domain-containing protein, which codes for MSFWNIIKSLNFKQLWILFLWFLQHPLFMFATAKATYFTIRIAQKEFPGIHDQDNKANAFRHALWNILIAKESAKFSSDVEAVLNWTKIITDWHEEFSPNKEMARLMDLHNNQFGRNKFLDLKEKSTETIVISLKNEFTNAVQVKHTSEFKNLENQLVYLEK
- the hemE gene encoding uroporphyrinogen decarboxylase, which translates into the protein MIKNDLFLRALKGETVDRPPVWMMRQAGRYLPEFQEIKKKYDFFTRCQTPELASEITVQPIRRYGMDAAILFSDILVIPQAMNIHVEMKPNFGPYLPNPIRTQKDLDSVIVPDIQDTLGYVMDAIKATKEKLNDEVPLIGFAGSPWTILCYCVQGQGSKNFDKAKELCFTNPVVAHSLLQKITDTTIAYLKAKVAAGVDAVQVFDSWGGMLSPVDYQEFSWQYMQQIIDALKDSIPVIAFGKGCWFALNEMAKSGASALGVDWTCSARNARYLSGGNITLQGNFDPTRLFSPPSEIKKMVTQMINEFGKDKYIVNLGHGILPNIPLDNAKAFIDAVKEYKSPS
- the hemL gene encoding glutamate-1-semialdehyde 2,1-aminomutase gives rise to the protein MKFKKSQKLYEKGLKNLVGAVNSPVRAFSSVGGNPLFIKKAKGTKITDVDGNEYVDLVLSYGPMILGHRHKKVQKGVDKALKKGYSFGASTEAEIKLAKIVCDAFPGMDKVRFVNSGTEAVLSAVRLARAFTGKDKIIKFSGCYHGHQDSLLVAAGSGLATLSMPGSKGVPEGAVKNTLIANYNDLDSVKAHFKKHKDIAGVIIEPIAGNMGVVIPENNFLVELKAYLETQGALLIADEVMTGFRSKFGGAQELLGVEADITCLGKVIGGGFPVGAYGAREEIMQEVAPLGGMYQAGTLSGNPIAMAGGIATLTELKKQDPYKKFEEIGSIIEVILLETAKKYNVALTVNRFGSMLNPFFVNSEVTNFVEAQLSDTKKFAVFFWEMIKNGVFLPPSQFEAWFLSSALSDKDIKIIAEAVDKAMEKVSKM
- the hemB gene encoding porphobilinogen synthase encodes the protein MFRTRRLRKHEGIRRLVKETRLSVDDFVYPLFIEEGENIETEIVSMPGIKRFSLDRISKELDEVVALKIPAVLLFGIPSTKDEEGTETWNDDGIMQQAIRFIKKNYPSLYVITDVCFCEYTSHGHCGIIHDNDVDNDATLVNIAKQVISHAKAGVDMVAPSGMMDGTIDMIRQSLDNTGFVNLPIMAYSVKYASAFYGPFRDAADSAPTFGDRRTYQMDPSNRDEGMREATFDDQEGADILMVKPALSYLDIIRDLKNNFDRPIACYNVSGEYAMVKAAAEKGWIDGEKVMMESLLSMKRAGADIIITYFAKEAAKVLLKK
- the hemC gene encoding hydroxymethylbilane synthase, which translates into the protein MQKIIRIGTRESQLALWQANKVRTELAEFGYESILVPIKSLGDIVLDKPLYELGVTGVFTKSLDIAMLNGDIDIAVHSLKDVPTALPEGIVQAAVLKRGNYNDVLVLKGNEEFFGTPNGIIATGSLRRKAMWLNRYPTHKVEGLRGNVNTRLQKLEDSETWNGAIFAAAGLERLGINPEGAIDLSWMISAPGQGAIMITALEKDNFVLDACEQLNHHETKVCVGVEREFLRLLEGGCTAPIGALAYVNSKTEEVNFKGVLLSKDGSKKIKVEKTAKLGNHKFLAKDCADYVINRGGKELMLEDDENQSKIASIYSTKKLSELQKETLSEAIGIEDSDFIKIRFNRIPAKVIKNEIENVIITSQNGVEAVLNSFTKNELKFKNIYCVGRRTKKLIENRIGKVTKVAKNAKTLAEYLSKELENKEVTYFCSNLRMDILPAYLKTHSIVVNEVEAYKTMLSPETLSDEISGVLFYSPSGIESYLQENNTKKVAFCIGETTAQVARKHFDTVEVANMPSVESVLELVNTYFSK